One stretch of Microplitis mediator isolate UGA2020A chromosome 9, iyMicMedi2.1, whole genome shotgun sequence DNA includes these proteins:
- the LOC130674517 gene encoding uncharacterized protein LOC130674517 has protein sequence MPQLQVNYYFQESLLTLTGMWICLLRVLLWVGQASRCGRRVSVSRRTFKRVVSAFQKLFDLFNFICLVKNPEYRVDIKGMVSVDLMARRRMQRKADRNEWFQQRLMRPADVTEPDDFDYIGIRWMHEGRWGCDHPAADWAHPAWSELPSLEYFYASD, from the exons ttaacaTTAACCGGGATGTGGATTTGTCTCCTGCGGGTCCTTCTGTGGGTCGGGCAGGCGTCCCGGTGCGGACGGCGTGTTTCCGTCAGCCGCCGGACTTTTAAAAGGGTGGTGTCCGCCTTTCAGAAATTGTTcgacttatttaattttatttgcctAGTAAAAAAT cCTGAGTATCGTGTTGATATCAAGGGCATGGTCTCCGTTGATTTAATGGCGCGAAGGAGAATGCAGCGGAAAGCTGATCGGAACGAGTGGTTCCAGCAGCGGCTGATGCGGCCGGCTGATGTCACCGAGCCCGATGATTTCGACTACATCGGGATTCGCTGGATGCACGAGGGCCGCTGGGGATGCGATCATCCAGCTGCTGATTGGGCTCATCCTGCGTGGAGTGAGCTCCCGTCATTGGAGTATTTCTACGCTTCtgactaa